In the Pan paniscus chromosome 8, NHGRI_mPanPan1-v2.0_pri, whole genome shotgun sequence genome, one interval contains:
- the LOC129393169 gene encoding uncharacterized protein LOC129393169 isoform X1, with translation MLVIAAVGQLVLWWMLVITALGHVVLWLMLIITTEGHFVLWWMLVITALGHMVLWLMLIITTAGHFVLWWMLVIAAVGHVVLWLMLIIAVAGHVVLCWMLVIATVGRVVLWWMPIIATVGRVVLWWMPVIAAVGRVVLWWMPVITAVGRVVLWWMLVIATVGRVVLWWMLVIAAVGRVVLWWMLVIAAVGRVVLWWMLVIAAAGRIVLWWMLVITAVGRVVLWWMLVIAAAGRIVLWLMLVIAAVGRVVLWWMLVIAAVGRVVLWWMLVIAAVGRVVLWWMLVIAAAGRIVLWWMLVIAAAGRIVLWWMLVIAAVGRLVLWWMLVIAAVGRVVLWWMLVIAAVGRVVLWWMLVIAAAGRIVLWWMLVIAAAGRIVLWWMLVIAAVGRVVLWWMLVIAAVGRVVLWWMLVIAAAGCVVLWWMLVIAAVGCVVLWWMLVIAAAGQVVLWLMLIIAAAGHVVLWWMLVIATVGRVVLWWVLIQFRTHAALGCLGPQHTGKLIITGVACSLSTAHPQL, from the coding sequence ATGCTGGTTATCGCTGCTGTGGGGCAGTTGGTTCTCTGGTGGATGCTGGTTATCACTGCTTTGGGGCACGTGGTTCTCTGGCTGATGCTGATTATCACCACTGAGGGACACTTTGTTCTCTGGTGGATGCTGGTTATCACTGCTTTGGGGCACATGGTTCTCTGGCTGATGCTGATTATCACCACTGCAGGACACTTTGTTCTCTGGTGGATGCTGGTTATCGCCGCTGTGGGGCATGTGGTTCTCTGGCTGATGCTGATTATCGCCGTTGCAGGGCACGTTGTTCTCTGCTGGATGCTGGTTATTGCCACTGTGGGGCGCGTGGTTCTCTGGTGGATGCCGATTATCGCCACTGTGGGGCGTGTGGTTCTCTGGTGGATGCCGGTTATCGCCGCTGTGGGGCGCGTGGTTCTCTGGTGGATGCCGGTTATCACCGCTGTGGGGCGCGTGGTTCTCTGGTGGATGCTGGTTATCGCCACTGTGGGGCGCGTGGTTCTCTGGTGGATGCTGGTTATCGCCGCTGTGGGGCGTGTGGTTCTCTGGTGGATGCTGGTTATCGCCGCTGTGGGGCGTGTGGTTCTCTGGTGGATGCTGGTTATCGCCGCTGCGGGGCGCATTGTTCTCTGGTGGATGCTGGTTATCACCGCTGTGGGGCGCGTGGTTCTCTGGTGGATGCTGGTTATCGCCGCTGCGGGGCGCATTGTTCTCTGGCTGATGCTGGTTATCGCCGCTGTGGGGCGCGTGGTTCTCTGGTGGATGCTGGTTATCGCCGCTGTGGGGCGTGTGGTTCTCTGGTGGATGCTGGTTATCGCCGCTGTGGGACGTGTGGTTCTCTGGTGGATGCTGGTTATCGCCGCTGCGGGGCGCATTGTTCTCTGGTGGATGCTGGTTATCGCCGCTGCGGGGCGCATTGTTCTCTGGTGGATGCTGGTTATCGCCGCTGTGGGGCGCCTGGTTCTCTGGTGGATGCTGGTTATCGCCGCTGTGGGGCGTGTGGTTCTCTGGTGGATGCTGGTTATCGCCGCTGTGGGACGTGTGGTTCTCTGGTGGATGCTGGTTATCGCCGCTGCGGGGCGCATTGTTCTCTGGTGGATGCTGGTTATCGCCGCTGCGGGGCGCATTGTTCTCTGGTGGATGCTGGTTATCGCCGCTGTGGGGCGCGTGGTTCTCTGGTGGATGCTGGTTATCGCCGCTGTGGGGCGCGTTGTTCTCTGGTGGATGCTGGTTATTGCCGCTGCGGGGTGCGTGGTTCTCTGGTGGATGCTGGTTATCGCCGCTGTGGGGTGCGTGGTTCTCTGGTGGATGCTGGTTATTGCCGCTGCAGGGCAGGTGGTTCTCTGGCTGATGCTGATTATCGCCGCTGCGGGGCATGTGGTTCTCTGGTGGATGCTGGTTATCGCCACTGTGGGGCGTGTGGTTCTCTGGTGGGTGCTGATTCAATTCCGGACCCACGCGGCTCTAGGCTGTCTGGGGCCACAGCATACAGGAAAGTTGATAATCACAGGTGTGGCATGTTCCCTCTCCACTGCCCACCCCCAGCTGTGA
- the LOC129393169 gene encoding uncharacterized protein LOC129393169 isoform X2 — MLVIAAVGQLVLWWMLVITALGHVVLWLMLIITTEGHFVLWWMLVITALGHMVLWLMLIITTAGHFVLWWMLVIAAVGHVVLWLMLIIAVAGHVVLCWMLVIATVGRVVLWWMPIIATVGRVVLWWMPVIAAVGRVVLWWMPVITAVGRVVLWWMLVIATVGRVVLWWMLVIAAVGRVVLWWMLVIAAVGRVVLWWMLVIAAAGRIVLWWMLVITAVGRVVLWWMLVIAAAGRIVLWLMLVIAAVGRVVLWWMLVIAAVGRVVLWWMLVIAAVGRVVLWWMLVIAAAGRIVLWWMLVIAAAGRIVLWWMLVIAAVGRIVLWWMLVIAAVGRVVLWWMLVIAAVGRVVLWWMLVIAAAGCVVLWWMLVIAAVGCVVLWWMLVIAAAGQVVLWLMLIIAAAGHVVLWWMLVIATVGRVVLWWVLIQFRTHAALGCLGPQHTGKLIITGVACSLSTAHPQL, encoded by the exons ATGCTGGTTATCGCTGCTGTGGGGCAGTTGGTTCTCTGGTGGATGCTGGTTATCACTGCTTTGGGGCACGTGGTTCTCTGGCTGATGCTGATTATCACCACTGAGGGACACTTTGTTCTCTGGTGGATGCTGGTTATCACTGCTTTGGGGCACATGGTTCTCTGGCTGATGCTGATTATCACCACTGCAGGACACTTTGTTCTCTGGTGGATGCTGGTTATCGCCGCTGTGGGGCATGTGGTTCTCTGGCTGATGCTGATTATCGCCGTTGCAGGGCACGTTGTTCTCTGCTGGATGCTGGTTATTGCCACTGTGGGGCGCGTGGTTCTCTGGTGGATGCCGATTATCGCCACTGTGGGGCGTGTGGTTCTCTGGTGGATGCCGGTTATCGCCGCTGTGGGGCGCGTGGTTCTCTGGTGGATGCCGGTTATCACCGCTGTGGGGCGCGTGGTTCTCTGGTGGATGCTGGTTATCGCCACTGTGGGGCGCGTGGTTCTCTGGTGGATGCTGGTTATCGCCGCTGTGGGGCGTGTGGTTCTCTGGTGGATGCTGGTTATCGCCGCTGTGGGGCGTGTGGTTCTCTGGTGGATGCTGGTTATCGCCGCTGCGGGGCGCATTGTTCTCTGGTGGATGCTGGTTATCACCGCTGTGGGGCGCGTGGTTCTCTGGTGGATGCTGGTTATCGCCGCTGCGGGGCGCATTGTTCTCTGGCTGATGCTGGTTATCGCCGCTGTGGGGCGCGTGGTTCTCTGGTGGATGCTGGTTATCGCCGCTGTGGGGCGTGTGGTTCTCTGGTGGATGCTGGTTATCGCCGCTGTGGGACGTGTGGTTCTCTGGTGGATGCTGGTTATCGCCGCTGCGGGGCGCATTGTTCTCTGGTGGATGCTGGTTATCGCCGCTGCGGGGCGCATTGTTCTCTGGTGGATGCTGGTTATCGCCGCTGTGGGGCGC ATTGTTCTCTGGTGGATGCTGGTTATCGCCGCTGTGGGGCGCGTGGTTCTCTGGTGGATGCTGGTTATCGCCGCTGTGGGGCGCGTTGTTCTCTGGTGGATGCTGGTTATTGCCGCTGCGGGGTGCGTGGTTCTCTGGTGGATGCTGGTTATCGCCGCTGTGGGGTGCGTGGTTCTCTGGTGGATGCTGGTTATTGCCGCTGCAGGGCAGGTGGTTCTCTGGCTGATGCTGATTATCGCCGCTGCGGGGCATGTGGTTCTCTGGTGGATGCTGGTTATCGCCACTGTGGGGCGTGTGGTTCTCTGGTGGGTGCTGATTCAATTCCGGACCCACGCGGCTCTAGGCTGTCTGGGGCCACAGCATACAGGAAAGTTGATAATCACAGGTGTGGCATGTTCCCTCTCCACTGCCCACCCCCAGCTGTGA